Proteins from a single region of Bdellovibrio bacteriovorus HD100:
- a CDS encoding pilus assembly protein PilP — translation MKSVRWIVSYILVASLGLWLAFAVSMKFMAPAHSQDAPANGDLPAEFLKEVENTQVPPAGSPPPAGTPAGTPPAAQTPPPADVPAQIPPPPANEMPVGDQVTAPAPQQILSSDGYIYDPTGKRDPFKVFKTIRPNTPESARPNEILEPLQRWEVDRLQVVGILWDVRTPRAMIKDPDGAVFVVTKNSKIGRSEGFVAAIREGEVVVVETKYDDGKAFKESRIMELKK, via the coding sequence GTGAAGTCTGTAAGATGGATTGTATCTTACATTTTAGTGGCCTCTCTGGGACTTTGGCTGGCCTTTGCGGTCAGTATGAAGTTCATGGCGCCGGCACATTCTCAGGATGCTCCGGCCAACGGCGATCTTCCCGCAGAATTTTTGAAAGAGGTTGAAAACACCCAGGTTCCACCTGCGGGCAGTCCACCTCCAGCCGGAACTCCGGCAGGAACGCCTCCAGCGGCACAAACTCCGCCGCCAGCAGATGTGCCTGCACAGATTCCCCCGCCTCCGGCCAATGAAATGCCGGTCGGGGACCAGGTGACGGCACCGGCTCCGCAGCAGATTTTGTCCAGTGATGGGTATATTTATGATCCGACCGGTAAAAGAGACCCGTTTAAGGTCTTTAAAACGATCCGCCCGAACACACCAGAATCCGCTCGTCCGAACGAGATTCTGGAGCCTCTGCAGCGTTGGGAAGTTGATCGTCTACAGGTTGTGGGTATTTTGTGGGATGTTAGAACACCTCGTGCGATGATCAAAGATCCGGACGGGGCTGTATTTGTAGTGACTAAGAACTCCAAGATCGGCCGAAGCGAAGGATTCGTGGCGGCCATCCGTGAAGGGGAGGTTGTTGTCGTGGAAACGAAATACGACGACGGCAAAGCCTTCAAAGAGTCACGCATTATGGAGTTGAAAAAATAG
- a CDS encoding substrate-binding domain-containing protein, with protein MKRLILGLLTLLSISTAFAAEGTSEAVPPSITIGVIPGGNPENLREQGLALAKELQAKLNIPVNIYVSKNYVGLIEAMKTKKVDFAFFSSSTYVFAEQQAQAKVLLKKVWHEPYYYSMIITPQRSGIKSLKALKGKKVAFVDDKSSSGYLYPQVALRKEGLSDTDFKEVVFTGNHQASIQFLEAKKVDAAAVFSDDEKGTQGAWEKFGTDKKAKYRILWKSAPIPNDPFCVRQDFYDAYPKTTHTLMFALIDALEQNRNKDTYSEILGSRDLMPATSKQYDPVREMVKALNIELKP; from the coding sequence TTGAAACGACTTATTCTCGGACTGCTGACACTTCTTTCGATCTCCACAGCTTTTGCGGCGGAGGGCACCTCTGAAGCAGTCCCTCCCAGTATCACGATTGGCGTGATCCCTGGAGGCAATCCCGAGAATCTGCGTGAACAGGGCCTGGCTCTGGCAAAAGAGCTTCAGGCCAAACTCAACATTCCGGTCAATATCTACGTTTCCAAGAACTATGTCGGCTTGATCGAGGCCATGAAGACCAAGAAGGTGGATTTCGCCTTCTTCAGTTCTTCAACATATGTTTTTGCTGAACAGCAGGCTCAAGCCAAGGTCCTTCTAAAGAAGGTATGGCACGAGCCGTACTACTATTCCATGATCATCACGCCGCAAAGATCCGGGATCAAAAGTCTGAAAGCTTTGAAAGGCAAAAAAGTGGCCTTCGTTGATGACAAGTCCTCTTCCGGATATTTGTATCCTCAGGTGGCCCTGCGCAAAGAGGGTTTGAGTGATACGGACTTCAAAGAAGTTGTATTCACCGGCAATCACCAGGCATCCATTCAGTTCCTGGAAGCCAAGAAAGTCGATGCTGCCGCCGTCTTCAGTGACGATGAAAAAGGCACGCAAGGGGCTTGGGAAAAGTTCGGCACCGATAAAAAAGCGAAATACCGTATTTTGTGGAAAAGCGCTCCGATCCCGAATGATCCATTCTGCGTTCGTCAGGATTTCTATGATGCTTATCCCAAGACAACCCACACTTTGATGTTCGCGTTGATTGATGCTCTGGAACAGAACCGCAATAAAGACACATACTCTGAAATTTTGGGTTCTCGCGACTTGATGCCAGCCACCTCCAAACAGTATGATCCTGTCAGGGAGATGGTGAAAGCTTTGAATATCGAGCTGAAGCCATAG
- a CDS encoding prepilin peptidase has product MFDLDTGFYVLFFVLGAIFGSFGNVVIYRLPREESVVKPRSYCYGCKTQIKWYDNIPILSWFILRGKCRKCQAKFSFRYPLVEIIMAVLFALSYHYAGLTWTLLEYLIFIFGLVVCTFIDLDHMILPDEFTLSGIVIGLVGAALNPQREFLDALFGVLMGGGFLWGMAYVYYMFTKNEGMGGGDIKLLAWIGAIVGWKAIPFVIMTSAIVGSVIGLIAARKQKAGLKTVIPFGPYLALGAVVYLFGGEAIALWYLGLFLPAV; this is encoded by the coding sequence TTGTTTGATCTGGATACGGGCTTTTACGTCCTTTTCTTTGTTTTGGGTGCGATTTTTGGAAGTTTCGGCAATGTCGTGATCTATCGCCTGCCGCGCGAGGAAAGTGTCGTCAAGCCTCGCAGCTACTGTTACGGCTGCAAAACCCAGATCAAATGGTATGACAATATCCCTATCCTGAGCTGGTTCATTCTTCGTGGCAAATGCCGCAAGTGTCAGGCCAAGTTCTCTTTCCGCTACCCTCTGGTGGAAATCATCATGGCGGTGCTGTTTGCGCTTTCTTACCACTATGCGGGTCTGACTTGGACGCTGCTTGAATACTTGATCTTTATTTTTGGACTTGTTGTCTGCACGTTCATCGATCTGGATCACATGATCCTGCCGGACGAATTTACCCTGTCAGGGATTGTCATTGGACTTGTCGGTGCAGCCTTGAATCCCCAGCGTGAGTTCCTGGATGCGCTGTTTGGCGTGTTGATGGGCGGGGGCTTCCTTTGGGGGATGGCTTACGTCTATTATATGTTCACCAAAAATGAAGGCATGGGTGGGGGCGATATCAAGCTTCTGGCCTGGATCGGTGCCATCGTCGGCTGGAAAGCCATTCCGTTTGTGATCATGACCTCGGCGATTGTGGGCAGTGTGATCGGTTTGATCGCTGCCAGAAAGCAGAAAGCTGGACTAAAGACGGTGATTCCGTTCGGTCCGTACCTGGCTTTGGGAGCTGTGGTTTATCTTTTTGGCGGTGAAGCCATCGCCCTTTGGTACCTCGGTTTGTTCCTTCCCGCTGTCTAA
- the carA gene encoding glutamine-hydrolyzing carbamoyl-phosphate synthase small subunit encodes MRGYLVLEGGEVYTGQWQGGEDRAGEVVFNTSHSGYEEIATDPSYFSQIVVMTAPMQGNYGVEDAVWESRKLWIEGFICLEVQDSERDHAWKKRLTDNKIPMLTELDTRALALRLRQGGTPWGALVQAGSEAEALKKADSLIAAKKTVDKDWVYIVSRKEAETRRGENMVGPKVAVLDFGSKENILRELQNRCSEIKIFNSRSSVQEILAYNPDGIMLTNGPGDPADVKVAIGTVRELLGVKPIFGICMGHQILGLALGAKTYKLKFGHRGSNHPIRDTLLNQIYMTSQNHGYAVEEASLPSDVKVTHVNLNDGTVAGFYSEKRKCLGIQYHPESCPGPHEASGLFSYFVERMI; translated from the coding sequence ATGCGCGGCTATCTGGTGCTTGAAGGTGGGGAAGTCTACACCGGTCAATGGCAGGGTGGTGAAGATCGCGCCGGCGAGGTTGTGTTCAACACCTCCCACTCCGGTTACGAAGAAATTGCCACCGATCCGTCTTATTTTTCTCAAATTGTGGTGATGACCGCCCCCATGCAGGGGAATTATGGGGTTGAAGACGCTGTCTGGGAATCGCGGAAGCTCTGGATCGAGGGCTTCATCTGTCTGGAAGTTCAGGACAGCGAACGCGACCATGCCTGGAAAAAACGACTGACTGACAATAAAATTCCGATGCTCACCGAACTGGACACGCGGGCTTTGGCTTTGCGATTGCGTCAGGGCGGAACTCCCTGGGGGGCACTGGTTCAGGCCGGCTCCGAGGCTGAAGCTTTGAAAAAGGCAGACAGCCTGATAGCCGCAAAAAAGACTGTTGATAAAGACTGGGTGTACATCGTTTCCCGCAAAGAAGCAGAAACCCGCCGCGGTGAAAACATGGTGGGCCCGAAGGTGGCGGTTCTGGATTTTGGCAGCAAAGAAAACATCCTGCGTGAACTGCAAAACCGCTGTTCTGAAATCAAGATTTTCAACAGCCGCTCCTCGGTTCAGGAGATTCTGGCTTACAATCCGGACGGGATCATGCTGACCAACGGCCCGGGCGATCCGGCGGACGTAAAAGTGGCCATCGGCACAGTTCGCGAACTTTTGGGTGTAAAACCGATCTTTGGTATCTGCATGGGACACCAGATTCTGGGGCTGGCCCTGGGGGCAAAGACCTACAAGTTAAAATTCGGCCATCGTGGGTCCAATCATCCGATTCGCGACACCCTGCTTAATCAGATTTATATGACCAGCCAGAACCACGGATACGCCGTGGAAGAGGCTTCTTTGCCTTCTGACGTGAAGGTCACCCATGTGAACCTCAATGACGGCACTGTGGCAGGTTTTTATAGTGAAAAACGCAAGTGTTTAGGAATACAATATCACCCGGAAAGTTGTCCTGGGCCGCATGAGGCTTCAGGGCTGTTTAGCTACTTTGTAGAGCGGATGATATGA
- a CDS encoding PilN domain-containing protein, whose amino-acid sequence MIKINLASQASTSGGGSIGASLGISSDSFMGADEIRKEALKRLVLLLIGPLALYIYENQNVPGKVAELNSKNQILVELQTYNAKAADSVAEIKKFKEDEALMEARISALEKISKDRQREIRVLDLLQTVIPEKAWLTRVQVNPTRVNIQGLALSDFEVSQFLEALTKSVFLMDVNLVSSSETVTDGVSLKKFEISCLLERANE is encoded by the coding sequence ATGATCAAGATCAATCTGGCATCACAAGCTTCTACCTCTGGCGGAGGCTCCATCGGGGCGTCACTGGGGATTTCATCAGACTCCTTTATGGGGGCCGATGAGATCCGCAAAGAGGCGTTGAAGCGTCTGGTGCTTTTGTTGATCGGACCTCTGGCATTGTACATTTATGAAAACCAGAACGTTCCGGGCAAAGTGGCCGAGCTGAACTCCAAAAACCAGATTCTGGTGGAGCTGCAGACTTACAATGCCAAAGCCGCGGATTCCGTGGCCGAGATCAAAAAGTTTAAAGAGGACGAGGCCCTGATGGAGGCTCGTATCTCGGCTTTGGAGAAAATTTCCAAAGACCGTCAGCGTGAGATCCGCGTATTGGATCTGCTGCAGACAGTGATTCCGGAAAAGGCCTGGTTGACTCGCGTGCAGGTGAATCCGACACGTGTGAACATCCAGGGGCTGGCTTTGAGTGACTTTGAGGTCTCTCAGTTCCTGGAAGCTCTGACCAAGAGTGTGTTCCTGATGGACGTAAACCTTGTCAGTTCCAGCGAAACGGTGACCGACGGGGTCAGTTTGAAAAAGTTTGAAATCAGTTGTTTGTTGGAGAGAGCAAATGAATAA
- a CDS encoding type IV pilus inner membrane component PilO yields MNKLFDLLAVQTIGKILVIGLGLTAMYWNFMYDDGSAVDAQIVTVNQQLQEEENKKKDTDATLKQVQEMQEKVGQLSQKYQEISRRLPAVLFSIDINKAIDDFARNAGVSVKSKKPGENIKKEVVEEVPVEVSLEGTYAELAQFTFLVSTAERMARVQNVVISESEPGSRKLKFEGQVVGYKLAPEEKKPATTENPQ; encoded by the coding sequence ATGAATAAGCTATTTGATCTGCTCGCAGTCCAGACAATTGGAAAAATTCTGGTGATCGGCCTGGGCCTGACCGCCATGTATTGGAACTTCATGTACGATGACGGTTCCGCCGTTGACGCGCAAATCGTCACGGTGAACCAGCAGCTGCAGGAAGAAGAAAACAAAAAGAAAGACACCGATGCAACTCTGAAACAGGTTCAGGAGATGCAGGAAAAAGTCGGTCAGCTCAGCCAGAAGTATCAGGAGATTTCCCGTCGTTTGCCGGCGGTGCTGTTCTCTATTGATATCAATAAGGCGATCGATGATTTCGCCCGTAATGCCGGCGTCAGCGTGAAGTCGAAAAAACCGGGTGAAAACATCAAAAAAGAGGTCGTGGAAGAGGTTCCTGTCGAGGTGTCCCTAGAGGGCACTTACGCGGAGCTGGCTCAGTTCACTTTCCTGGTGTCCACGGCCGAGCGTATGGCGCGCGTTCAGAATGTTGTGATTTCTGAAAGCGAACCGGGCTCCCGTAAATTGAAGTTTGAAGGTCAGGTGGTTGGTTACAAGCTGGCCCCTGAAGAGAAGAAGCCTGCTACAACGGAGAATCCGCAGTGA
- a CDS encoding ABC transporter permease, with amino-acid sequence MYKVLTLARTTLREMLRERVFMVAVLIAIALLGLSFLLGALSFAEQRKILTDFGFLAIQISGLGISLFSGAYLLAKEIEKQTCLLILSRPVSRAQFIVGKLLGVLALNSLLMGSLTILLWILLGLWKEPQFLLSFLEIALSLWCESAVILCLVIFFSLVVRPVLALGAGFMVFLLGHWLGDLAFFAEKSREDLFVQAVKVLHWLTPNFYRMNWKSAYFLEKGIPAENILWMLAHMTGWALLAVLATNFFFRRKDIV; translated from the coding sequence GTGTATAAGGTTTTGACTTTGGCACGCACCACTTTGCGCGAAATGTTGCGTGAACGTGTTTTTATGGTGGCCGTGTTGATTGCCATCGCTTTGTTGGGTCTGAGCTTCTTGTTGGGGGCATTGTCCTTTGCTGAGCAACGCAAAATTCTGACGGACTTCGGTTTCCTGGCGATTCAGATTTCGGGTTTGGGAATTTCTCTGTTTTCCGGGGCGTACCTGTTGGCCAAGGAAATTGAAAAACAAACCTGTTTGTTGATTCTGTCCCGTCCGGTGTCCCGTGCTCAGTTTATCGTCGGAAAACTTTTGGGGGTTCTGGCGTTGAACAGTCTTTTGATGGGATCTTTGACCATTTTGCTGTGGATTCTGCTGGGTCTGTGGAAAGAACCTCAATTCCTGCTGTCGTTCCTGGAGATCGCTCTCAGTCTGTGGTGTGAAAGCGCCGTGATTCTGTGTCTGGTGATTTTCTTCAGTCTGGTGGTGCGCCCGGTGCTGGCTTTGGGCGCGGGCTTTATGGTGTTCCTGCTGGGGCATTGGTTGGGGGATCTGGCTTTCTTCGCGGAAAAAAGTCGGGAAGACCTGTTTGTGCAGGCAGTGAAAGTGCTGCACTGGTTGACCCCGAATTTCTATCGTATGAACTGGAAATCAGCGTACTTCCTTGAAAAGGGGATTCCGGCTGAAAATATTCTGTGGATGCTGGCGCACATGACGGGCTGGGCTTTGTTGGCGGTGCTGGCGACGAACTTCTTCTTCAGGAGAAAAGACATTGTTTGA
- the carB gene encoding carbamoyl-phosphate synthase large subunit — MPRKSSIKRVLIIGSGPIVIGQACEFDYSGTQACKALMKEGLEVILVNSNPATIMTDPEIATRVYVEPLKVDYLEKIIAKEMPDAVIPTLGGQTALNLALDLHAKGILQKYKVQLLGATPQVIKAGEDREIFRGLLDKIGAKYPKSHLIRTYEHGLQIADELGYPMILRPNYTLGGGGGGIAYSPEEYKKMLVTALHESPTSEVLVEESILGWKEYELEVMRDHKGTFVVVCSIENLDPCGVHTGDSITVAPQQTLSDREYQSMRDEACKIINEVGIETGGANIQFAVHPTTKERVVIEMNPRVSRSSALASKATGFPIAKIAALLAIGYSLDELQNDITKVTPSCYEPALDYIVTKIPRFAFEKFAGSKDSLTTQMKSVGEVMGIGRTLQESLMKALASLEKDPQAIPEVELETGKISYPNSRRIYHLFQAFRDGKTVAEIEELTRINPYFLEHIEALIKFERMFRADFTENNVDLLLKAKRKGFTDARLAALIGKKEADIRALREKHQMFPRYQQVDTCAGEFESSTPYFYSSYWPMASAKVDAPDAVVVIGSGPNRIGQGIEFDYSCVRGVKGFQKNGRKVIMVNSNPETVSTDYDTSDVLFFEPLTVESLSEIMRFMKPYGFVAQLGGQTPIGVAPDLVKAGYRLLGSSLETIDLAEDRGLFSKICRELNFEIPNSGMAGSLEEALRIEKNVGYPMICRPSYVLGGRRMEVIENTEELLSYFQRHKDYISPEKPCLMDQFLAGALEVDVDLVRGEDWVVVGGIVEHIEAAGVHSGDSMGVLPPHRLKPETCERIEDLSKQLANRIGVIGHLNLQLAVKNDVVYMLEANPRSSRSVPFVAKATGIPLIDLGVAAMLGKKKKDLKLENLNWRKTESVSVKGVVFPFKKFPESDSILGPEMKSTGESMGRGKNYSEALAKAFLSSNIRLPKIGQVFFSLRDKDKEVMLPLARELQRMGYGVSATTGTANFFNEKGVNCLSLRKVDEGRPHCVDKIRSGDVAFVINTTSGRRAIEASFDIRRACTDYNIPCLTESDAAEAFILALKNERNESSSVEALGAMEEF, encoded by the coding sequence GTGCCGCGCAAGTCCAGTATTAAGAGAGTTCTTATTATCGGATCTGGACCCATCGTTATTGGACAAGCCTGTGAGTTTGATTACTCCGGCACTCAAGCCTGTAAGGCCCTGATGAAAGAGGGCCTCGAAGTCATCCTGGTGAATTCAAATCCCGCCACGATCATGACTGATCCAGAGATCGCCACCCGCGTTTATGTTGAGCCTTTGAAGGTCGACTATCTGGAAAAAATCATCGCCAAAGAAATGCCCGATGCGGTGATTCCCACTCTGGGCGGCCAGACGGCTCTGAACCTGGCTTTGGATCTGCATGCCAAGGGCATCCTGCAAAAATATAAAGTTCAGCTGCTGGGCGCGACACCTCAGGTGATCAAAGCCGGTGAAGACCGCGAAATCTTCCGCGGTTTGCTGGACAAGATCGGCGCGAAATACCCAAAAAGCCACCTCATCCGCACCTACGAACACGGTCTGCAAATCGCCGATGAACTGGGTTATCCGATGATCCTGCGCCCGAACTACACTCTGGGCGGGGGCGGCGGTGGTATCGCTTACTCTCCGGAAGAATACAAAAAAATGCTGGTGACAGCTCTGCATGAAAGTCCGACGTCCGAAGTTCTGGTGGAAGAAAGCATCCTGGGCTGGAAAGAATATGAACTTGAGGTCATGCGTGATCACAAGGGCACGTTCGTGGTCGTATGCAGTATCGAAAACCTGGATCCTTGCGGCGTGCACACCGGCGACAGCATCACGGTGGCGCCTCAGCAGACTTTAAGTGATCGTGAATATCAGTCCATGCGTGATGAGGCCTGCAAGATCATCAATGAAGTGGGTATTGAAACAGGCGGGGCCAACATTCAGTTTGCCGTTCACCCAACGACAAAAGAACGTGTGGTGATTGAGATGAATCCACGGGTCAGCCGCTCTTCGGCGCTGGCAAGTAAGGCGACGGGGTTCCCGATTGCCAAGATCGCGGCTTTGCTGGCGATTGGTTATTCTCTGGATGAACTTCAAAATGACATCACCAAAGTAACACCTTCTTGTTACGAACCGGCTTTGGACTACATCGTTACCAAGATCCCGCGTTTCGCCTTTGAAAAGTTCGCGGGCTCAAAGGACTCCCTGACCACCCAGATGAAAAGCGTCGGCGAAGTCATGGGAATCGGGCGCACGCTGCAGGAATCTTTGATGAAGGCTTTGGCCAGTCTTGAAAAAGACCCTCAGGCCATTCCAGAGGTGGAACTAGAGACCGGCAAGATCTCTTATCCGAACAGCCGTCGCATCTATCATCTGTTCCAGGCCTTCCGTGATGGCAAAACCGTGGCGGAAATCGAGGAACTGACGCGCATCAATCCTTATTTCCTGGAGCACATTGAGGCCCTGATCAAATTCGAAAGAATGTTCAGGGCGGATTTCACTGAAAACAATGTCGATCTTCTTTTGAAGGCCAAACGCAAGGGTTTCACGGATGCCCGTTTGGCAGCTTTGATTGGCAAAAAGGAAGCTGACATCCGCGCTTTGCGCGAAAAGCATCAGATGTTCCCGCGCTATCAGCAGGTGGACACTTGTGCCGGTGAATTTGAATCCTCCACGCCGTATTTCTATTCGTCTTACTGGCCAATGGCTTCGGCCAAAGTTGACGCGCCGGATGCTGTCGTGGTGATCGGCAGCGGTCCGAATCGCATCGGGCAGGGGATCGAATTTGATTACAGCTGTGTGCGCGGGGTGAAGGGTTTCCAGAAAAACGGTCGCAAGGTGATTATGGTGAATTCCAATCCCGAAACCGTTTCCACTGACTATGACACTTCAGACGTGTTGTTCTTTGAACCTTTGACGGTGGAAAGTCTCTCGGAAATCATGCGCTTTATGAAGCCCTATGGTTTTGTGGCTCAGCTGGGTGGGCAGACTCCGATTGGGGTGGCTCCGGATCTGGTGAAAGCCGGTTACCGTCTGCTGGGCTCTTCACTTGAAACCATCGATCTGGCGGAAGACCGCGGATTGTTCTCTAAAATTTGTCGTGAACTGAATTTTGAAATTCCAAACTCCGGCATGGCCGGTTCTTTGGAAGAAGCCCTTCGCATTGAAAAAAATGTCGGTTACCCGATGATCTGCCGTCCAAGTTATGTTCTGGGCGGCCGCCGCATGGAAGTGATCGAAAACACTGAGGAGCTTCTGTCTTACTTCCAGCGCCACAAAGACTACATCTCTCCTGAAAAGCCGTGCCTGATGGATCAGTTCCTTGCCGGTGCTTTGGAAGTCGACGTCGATCTGGTGCGCGGGGAGGACTGGGTTGTGGTCGGCGGAATTGTCGAGCATATCGAGGCCGCCGGGGTTCACTCGGGGGATTCCATGGGGGTGTTGCCTCCGCACCGTTTGAAACCGGAAACTTGCGAGCGCATCGAAGACCTCAGTAAACAACTGGCCAACCGTATCGGTGTGATCGGCCACTTGAATCTGCAATTGGCCGTGAAGAACGATGTGGTGTACATGCTTGAAGCCAATCCGCGCAGTTCCCGCTCGGTGCCGTTCGTTGCCAAGGCTACGGGCATTCCGCTGATTGATCTGGGTGTGGCGGCGATGCTGGGTAAAAAGAAGAAAGACCTGAAGCTTGAAAACCTCAACTGGAGAAAAACCGAATCCGTGTCCGTAAAGGGTGTGGTATTCCCATTCAAGAAATTCCCGGAATCTGACTCCATTCTGGGGCCGGAAATGAAATCCACCGGTGAAAGCATGGGCCGCGGAAAGAACTATTCCGAAGCTCTGGCGAAGGCCTTCCTTTCAAGTAACATAAGACTTCCAAAAATCGGTCAGGTGTTCTTCTCTTTGCGTGATAAAGACAAAGAAGTCATGCTTCCTTTGGCGCGTGAACTTCAGCGCATGGGTTACGGGGTGTCGGCGACAACCGGAACAGCGAATTTCTTCAACGAAAAAGGTGTGAACTGCCTTTCGCTTAGAAAAGTCGATGAAGGCCGCCCTCACTGTGTGGACAAGATCCGGTCGGGCGATGTGGCCTTTGTGATCAACACCACCTCGGGCCGCCGTGCGATCGAGGCCAGCTTCGACATTCGTCGAGCTTGTACTGACTATAATATTCCATGCCTCACCGAAAGTGACGCTGCTGAAGCCTTCATTCTTGCTTTGAAAAACGAAAGAAATGAGTCATCATCAGTCGAGGCCCTGGGGGCCATGGAGGAATTTTGA
- a CDS encoding ABC transporter ATP-binding protein has product MAVLSIEKLNKTFKGGLFEKDRHVLRDVTFSLPEGQTSGFVGSNGAGKTTTIKCLFDFIRPDSGQINFFGAPLTSESKTRIGYLPERPYLYEFLTGMEFLRLHWNLCYGSAMKDFHERAHEALKKVDLFEARDRRLRTYSKGMLQRIGIAQAILTRPDLLILDEPMSGLDPDGRAMVKDILREEQKRGVSLFFSSHLLQDMEELCTHLVVINRGQILYDGVLSSFMAEFQSLEKAFSVLKGKEEGRV; this is encoded by the coding sequence ATGGCTGTATTATCAATTGAAAAGCTGAATAAGACATTTAAAGGCGGTCTTTTTGAAAAGGACCGTCATGTGTTGCGTGACGTGACCTTCTCTTTGCCCGAAGGCCAAACTTCCGGCTTTGTCGGCAGCAATGGGGCGGGTAAAACCACCACCATCAAATGTCTTTTTGATTTCATTCGCCCGGACAGTGGTCAGATCAACTTTTTTGGAGCCCCTCTGACCAGTGAAAGCAAAACCCGCATTGGGTACCTTCCAGAGCGCCCTTATCTCTATGAATTCCTGACGGGCATGGAATTCCTGCGTCTGCACTGGAATCTTTGCTATGGTTCCGCGATGAAGGACTTCCATGAAAGAGCTCACGAAGCGCTGAAAAAAGTCGACCTTTTCGAAGCCCGTGATCGCCGTCTTAGAACTTACTCCAAAGGTATGTTGCAAAGAATCGGGATTGCTCAGGCGATTTTGACCCGCCCGGATTTGTTGATTTTGGATGAACCGATGTCAGGACTTGATCCTGATGGGCGGGCCATGGTGAAAGACATCCTGCGCGAAGAACAAAAGCGCGGTGTCAGTCTGTTCTTCAGCAGCCATCTTTTGCAGGATATGGAAGAGCTTTGCACGCATCTGGTGGTGATCAATCGCGGTCAGATTCTGTACGACGGGGTATTAAGCTCCTTCATGGCTGAATTCCAAAGCCTGGAAAAAGCCTTCTCTGTTCTGAAAGGAAAGGAGGAGGGCCGTGTATAA
- the pilM gene encoding type IV pilus assembly protein PilM: MFFKSKKVIGLDIGSSSIKLAEMDVSGKGAQLLSFGFAPTPPNAVSGGEIVDIASVGIAIQQLINEVKTKRKIIATAMWGTAVIVKKITIPKMDRKLIKDQIRFEAEQYIPFDINNISLAHHILNSSASPDAMDILLIAAQNELVTQYTQVIEVSGLTCGVLDVSGFALANAFELNYGKIPGEVIGILNFGASITNFVVLQNGEVIFCRDIPVGGANYTNEIHKAMGVTVAEAEALKLSAISRREVPDEVHSIISATNEAVTEEIRSSLDFLSATTNGLVLSRCFYTGGSSATSGLVETVSRVTGIMMEPFNPFLRVKANPKKFSPEYLDQISSFAGVVTGLALREQGDAT; encoded by the coding sequence ATGTTTTTTAAATCGAAAAAGGTCATAGGACTCGACATTGGATCGAGCTCCATCAAGCTTGCTGAAATGGACGTCAGTGGCAAGGGCGCCCAGCTTCTCTCTTTTGGTTTTGCACCAACGCCTCCCAATGCCGTGTCCGGTGGGGAGATCGTGGATATCGCCTCTGTCGGTATCGCCATTCAACAGCTGATCAACGAAGTTAAGACCAAACGAAAAATAATAGCCACCGCCATGTGGGGAACCGCCGTGATCGTGAAAAAGATCACCATTCCCAAAATGGATCGCAAACTTATCAAGGATCAGATCCGCTTCGAGGCCGAGCAGTACATCCCGTTTGATATCAACAATATCAGCCTGGCCCACCATATTCTGAACTCCAGTGCATCTCCTGATGCCATGGACATTCTTCTGATTGCTGCGCAGAACGAGCTTGTGACCCAGTACACTCAAGTGATTGAGGTCAGTGGCCTGACTTGCGGCGTATTGGATGTTTCTGGCTTTGCATTGGCCAATGCGTTTGAGCTCAATTACGGAAAAATCCCGGGCGAAGTGATCGGTATCCTGAATTTTGGTGCCTCGATCACCAACTTCGTGGTTCTGCAAAATGGCGAAGTGATCTTCTGCCGTGACATCCCGGTGGGCGGAGCCAACTACACCAATGAAATCCACAAAGCGATGGGTGTGACCGTGGCGGAAGCTGAAGCCTTGAAGCTCAGCGCGATTTCCCGCCGTGAGGTTCCCGACGAAGTTCACAGCATCATCAGTGCCACCAACGAGGCGGTGACGGAAGAAATTCGCAGCAGTCTGGACTTCCTAAGCGCGACGACCAACGGTCTGGTGCTAAGCCGTTGTTTCTACACGGGTGGAAGTTCAGCGACTTCGGGGCTGGTTGAAACAGTTTCCCGTGTGACGGGTATCATGATGGAACCGTTTAATCCGTTCCTGCGTGTGAAGGCCAATCCGAAAAAGTTTTCTCCTGAATATCTTGATCAGATCAGCTCCTTTGCCGGGGTCGTGACGGGTCTTGCCCTGCGTGAACAGGGGGATGCGACATGA